ATTCCACCCCACAGAAATGGAACCCGAATCGTGACTGCAATGAACAATAATTCTTCGAAATCATGAAATAGTTGCGCTGCGTGTAGCGTGTTCCCGAAGCCGGATTCAAGTCCGGGTTCATGGTCGCCTCAAACATCACGGACATCAGCCCCTTGGTATGCACCGGCGGCGGGCCTTCCCATTGCACAGCCTGCATCCCTTCCCACAAAGCGTGCATGGGATAGGAATCCACATGTTTCAACAAAATGCACTGATCTGCCCGGGACTCGCCTTCCGGCAGGAAGCCGTCATCCAGATTCAACACCCAAAACTGTTTCGGCACATCACAGATAAGCTGACGGCTGGCGGCTTCGATAAAATCATTATCCGTGCCAAATTCAAACATTCCAGCCACACCTTTTTCATGGCAATACCGCATGATATCATGCAGCGTTTTGCAATTTTTCGGCGCAAATTCCGGAGATTCAGGATCGGTCAAATTCAGCCGGACAATATGCCGTGCGGCCTTTCGCAAAGCCGCCTGCACAGGACTTCCCCGCATGATCCGCTCTCTGGGTTTTTCAACAAGCAAAGCTTCCACCGCCCCGTCATACACTGCGTGCCCGTCGGCATCCACCGTGAGAATCCGACCATTCTCGAATTGACCGACCACCCCTTTCACCCCAAACAGGGCAGGAACACCAAACTCACGGGCCACGTTGGCCAGATGACCAGCCATGCCACCCTGCTCGGTAATGAGCGCACTGCACCGGTCGAGTAACGCGGCCCGGCTCGGTAGAGCGTGTTTCAAAATCAACACCCCACCATCAGGAAAGGTTAAGGCATCCACATCCTTGCGTACCGAATACGCCGGTCCTACCCCAACCCCCGGACTGGCGACCCGTCCACCAGACACCACCGGAACAGGCAGGTCCGCAGCCGCCGGATGTGCGACTTTGGCCGACTCGATCTGCATCAATGGCCGACATTGCAACAGATGAAACACTCCGTCCGATGTCATGGCCCATTCGATATCCTGTGGCGTGCCGAACTGGGTTTCGATACGCACCGCTTCCCGGGCAACAATGGAGGCCTGTTCATCTGTCAAGGACGGCTCAGACCGCAACTCATCCAGCAAAGTCTCCCGGCACACCCCTTCTGCGGGGCTGCACACAAACATATCCGGCTTTTCGGCAATAATTCGTTCATTCACCGTCAGGGAATCCCGATTCACCAAAAAGACATCGGTCTCGGCAGTTCCATCCACCACAGGCTTGGGCAATCCCCAGACGGAATGGACCGACACCGCCTCGTCCCTGACATTGACCGGATTTCGCGAATACGCCACACCGCCGGACATGGCATCGACCATGGTCATGCAACCGACACTCATGGCCACATCCTCGTCACGAATGCCCCGGTTCATCCGATAGGCCATGGCCTGCCGAGAAAATTTGGA
This sequence is a window from Pseudodesulfovibrio sp. JC047. Protein-coding genes within it:
- a CDS encoding PEP/pyruvate-binding domain-containing protein, with translation MGIFDWLPWRARKKTPEELAEIRRVFAARYDHFRLLIQANTRAHELIGELEESLRGFTPYGMQYVNTLCTRLSTSIFQMVRHLGELDPKDHDALVAAMESINDRIMAALAPEEHIVSGDLVLDLSQVGRDHADLCGPKMAMLGEAGISLGLNIPAGFVITVAAYHRFVDAGDLRPEVARRIQATDSNDREALFRMSSEIMQLVMDTSIPDDLAEAILTAYDTLSEQFETPPDLAVRSSALGEDAEGSSYAGQYRSVLNVDRASLLDSYKEVVASKFSRQAMAYRMNRGIRDEDVAMSVGCMTMVDAMSGGVAYSRNPVNVRDEAVSVHSVWGLPKPVVDGTAETDVFLVNRDSLTVNERIIAEKPDMFVCSPAEGVCRETLLDELRSEPSLTDEQASIVAREAVRIETQFGTPQDIEWAMTSDGVFHLLQCRPLMQIESAKVAHPAAADLPVPVVSGGRVASPGVGVGPAYSVRKDVDALTFPDGGVLILKHALPSRAALLDRCSALITEQGGMAGHLANVAREFGVPALFGVKGVVGQFENGRILTVDADGHAVYDGAVEALLVEKPRERIMRGSPVQAALRKAARHIVRLNLTDPESPEFAPKNCKTLHDIMRYCHEKGVAGMFEFGTDNDFIEAASRQLICDVPKQFWVLNLDDGFLPEGESRADQCILLKHVDSYPMHALWEGMQAVQWEGPPPVHTKGLMSVMFEATMNPDLNPASGTRYTQRNYFMISKNYCSLQSRFGFHFCGVESLVSDRTSENYASFQFKGGAANVERRILRARFVGDLLEEFEFRVRVRQDNMFARVEGLGREAMGRRLKILGYLITHTRQLDMIMTNKAEVERRRERFLKDFALFE